A genomic stretch from Coffea arabica cultivar ET-39 chromosome 10c, Coffea Arabica ET-39 HiFi, whole genome shotgun sequence includes:
- the LOC113713817 gene encoding probable calcium-binding protein CML44 → MSSVKLFDLHRIFDKLDKNGDGLVSLEELMWLLDSIGVRANQDELELLIGKKSLDPIDFVFFHDLVIKGYNLDQSKKLKEKEEDSLLEKDLAKAFEVFDSNGDGFISSEELESALCRLGLWDGGKDCRSMINAYDTNSDGQLDFEEFKNMMLVSNF, encoded by the coding sequence ATGTCTTCAGTTAAACTGTTTGATTTGCATCGAATTTTCGACAAACTCGACAAAAATGGCGATGGCCTCGTTAGCCTAGAGGAGCTAATGTGGCTGCTCGATAGCATCGGCGTCCGTGCTAATCAAGACGAGCTTGAGTTACTGATAGGTAAAAAGAGTCTCGACCCTATTGATTTTGTGTTCTTTCACGACCTTGTCATAAAGGGCTACAATCTTGATCAAAGCAAGAAGCTGAAGGAGAAGGAAGAAGATAGCCTTCTGGAGAAGGATCTTGCCAAAGCTTTCGAGGTTTTCGATTCAAATGGTGATGGATTCATTTCCAGTGAAGAGTTGGAGAGTGCATTGTGCAGATTGGGATTGTGGGATGGTGGGAAGGATTGTAGAAGCATGATTAATGCTTATGATACTAATTCTGATGGGCAGCTTGATTTTGAGGAGTTTAAGAATATGATGTTGGTTTCCAACTTCTAG
- the LOC113715121 gene encoding probable calcium-binding protein CML44: MCPINASNLHRIFDKLDRDGDGFVGVDELMWLLETIGVQTSLDELELLVGKKGFLDSIDFLLFHDIVISGENMDEKKFRTKEQEEEDKHMEKDLVQAFEVFDLNGDGFISSEELQSALCKLGLLDEQCGKDCKSMINVYDTNSDGKLDFEEFKNMMLHSDS; the protein is encoded by the coding sequence ATGTGTCCCATTAACGCCTCTAATTTGCATCGGATTTTCGACAAGCTGGACAGAGATGGCGATGGCTTCGTCGGCGTTGACGAGCTAATGTGGCTTCTGGAAACCATTGGTGTCCAAACTAGCTTGGATGAGCTCGAATTATTGGTCGGCAAAAAGGGTTTTCTGGACTCGATTGATTTCTTGTTGTTTCATGATATTGTCATCAGTGGGGAGAATATGGATGAAAAGAAGTTCAGAACAAAGgagcaagaagaagaagataagcACATGGAGAAAGATCTTGTCCAAGCATTCGAGGTTTTCGATTTGAATGGAGATGGATTCATTTCCAGTGAGGAATTGCAGAGCGCATTATGCAAACTGGGATTGTTGGATGAACAGTGTGGGAAGGATTGCAAGAGTATGATTAACGTGTACGATACTAATTCTGATGGGAAGCTTGATTTCGAGGAGTTTAAGAATATGATGTTGCATTCTGATTCTTAG